In Mytilus galloprovincialis chromosome 1, xbMytGall1.hap1.1, whole genome shotgun sequence, the following are encoded in one genomic region:
- the LOC143047160 gene encoding uncharacterized protein LOC143047160 translates to MEPEYEVTNVKEPECAVTNEMEPEYEVTNVKEPKCAVTNEMEPEYEVTNVKEPENEVTNVKEPECAVTNVKEPEYEVTNEMEPEYEVTNVREPECAVTNEIEPECEVTNVKEPECAVTNEMEPEYEVTDVKEPEYAVTNEIDPAYEVTNAMEPEYEVTNEIKPEYSVTNETESEYEVTKDSETDDTETD, encoded by the coding sequence ATGGAACCTGAATATGAAGTAACAAATGTGAAGGAACCTGAATGTGCAGTAACAAATGAGATGGAACCTGAATATGAAGTAACAAATGTAAAGGAACCTAAATGTGCAGTAACAAATGAGATGGAACCTGAATACGAAGTAACAAATGTGAAGGAACCTGAAAATGAAGTAACAAATGTGAAGGAACCTGAATGTGCAGTAACAAATGTGAAGGAACCTGAATATGAAGTAACAAATGAGATGGAACCTGAATATGAAGTAACAAATGTGAGGGAACCTGAATGTGCAGTAACAAATGAGATAGAACCTGAATGTGAAGTAACAAATGTGAAGGAACCTGAATGTGCAGTAACAAATGAGATGGAACCTGAATATGAAGTAACAGATGTGAAGGAACCTGAATATGCAGTGACAAATGAAATTGACCCTGCATATGAAGTAACAAATGCGATGGAACCTGAATATGAAGTAACAAATGAGATAAAACCTGAATATTCAGTTACAAATGAGACTGAGTCTGAATATGAAGTAACAAAAGATTCTGAAACAGATGATACTGAAACAGATTAG